One window from the genome of Pyxicephalus adspersus chromosome 6, UCB_Pads_2.0, whole genome shotgun sequence encodes:
- the LOC140332767 gene encoding survival motor neuron protein 1-like, with protein MIKVSTHLCINVSLLFQSDDSDIWDDTALIKAYDKAVSSFKKALKNGDCNVGPPSPEKNTNPKRKHNKKNKGRKKNNALPLKKWRVGDTCNAVWSEDGNLYPATISSIDAKRGTCTVVYTGYGNSEEQNLTDLRFPDSSEADSDQKDQARVRVMICHCLQPGEKPSQAPPFFPGWPPSFPPSPPLIPPPPPMGPDITEDDEALGSMLIAWYMSGYHTGYYLVSVHVCLLTQNICFTF; from the exons ATGATCAAGGTATCCACTCATCTGTGTATTAATGTTTCTCTTTTATTCCAGAGTGATGATTCGGACATCTGGGATGATACAGCTTTGATAAAAGCCTATGACAAAGCAGTGTCTTCATTTAAG AAAGCTCTAAAGAATGGAGATTGCAATGTTGGACCCCCGTCTCCGGAGAAGAATacaaatccaaaaagaaaacataacaaaaagaataaaggaaggaagaagaacAATGCACTTCCTCTGAAAAAG TGGAGAGTTGGTGACACGTGCAATGCTGTTTGGTCAGAAGATGGCAATCTTTATCCAGCCACTATTTCTTCTATTGATGCAAAGAGAGGGACTTGTACTGTTGTTTATACAGGCTATGGCAACAGTGAGGAGCAAAATTTGACAGATTTGCGTTTCCCTGACAGTTCAGAAGCAGATAGTGATCAAAAAGATCAAGCACGGGTAAGAGTTATGATTTGTCATTGT TTACAGCCTGGTGAAAAACCTAGTCAAGCACCTCCATTTTTTCCTGGCTGGCCTCCATCATTTCCTCCAAGTCCACCT CTgatccctcctcctcctccaatgGGCCCTGATATCACAGAAGATGATGAAGCCCTGGGAAGCATGCTAATTGCCTGGTACATGAGTGGTTATCATACTGGTTATTATCTGGTAAGTGTACATGTGTGCCTCTTAactcaaaatatttgctttactttttaa
- the SERF1B gene encoding small EDRK-rich factor 1 isoform X2, with translation MARGNQRELSRQKNLKKTQDQNKGKRRDDSLSAAQRKQRDSEIMQMKQRAADQKKSMQVGSR, from the exons ATGGCCC GAGGAAACCAGCGTGAACTTTCTCGCCAGAAGAACCTCAAGAAAACACAAGATCAAAACAAGGGTAAACGCAGAGATGATAGCTTGTCTGCAGCACAGAGAAAGCAGAG AGATTCTGAGATAATGCAAATGAAACAAAGGGCGGCTGATCAAAAGAAATCCATGCAAGTTGGGTCCAGGTGA
- the SERF1B gene encoding small EDRK-rich factor 1 isoform X1, which produces MMYTWTHIGGVLGTGGIAEEWRLRVPVLVFHALPGGNQRELSRQKNLKKTQDQNKGKRRDDSLSAAQRKQRDSEIMQMKQRAADQKKSMQVGSR; this is translated from the exons ATGATGTATACATGGACACATATTGGGGGGGTGTTGGGGACCGGAGGCATTGCAGAAGAATGGAGGCTACGGGTGCCTGTGCTTGTGTTCCATGCTCTGCCAG GAGGAAACCAGCGTGAACTTTCTCGCCAGAAGAACCTCAAGAAAACACAAGATCAAAACAAGGGTAAACGCAGAGATGATAGCTTGTCTGCAGCACAGAGAAAGCAGAG AGATTCTGAGATAATGCAAATGAAACAAAGGGCGGCTGATCAAAAGAAATCCATGCAAGTTGGGTCCAGGTGA